Proteins from one Oncorhynchus gorbuscha isolate QuinsamMale2020 ecotype Even-year linkage group LG18, OgorEven_v1.0, whole genome shotgun sequence genomic window:
- the osgn1 gene encoding oxidative stress induced growth inhibitor 1, protein MDLQNKDILPREILPVVVIGNGPSGICLSYLLSGYTPYLSPEGTHPNPLLQGKLDQQPHLSLLELDLEYLCEGLEGRSSNPVAVLFDSLLLPDSDFGLDHASPLLWRYEPERATPHLVLGKGPPGGAWHAMEGSMLTLSLANWMELPGLKLKEWMREKRRNVRNDRATPAEIASYYQHYVNQMGLEDSFACGTTVTSIQRVNCEGASSRSFWKVQGTQKREADELGEGSLSEVPFIVCADSVVLATGTHDIPARLGVEGEGLPFVCHSFWELEAAISRGQLDHTSDPVLVVGAGLTAADAVLAAHHLNTPVYHAFRRSVTDPGLIFNQLPKLLYPEYHKVHQMMTQQQHGQDIPSSGGMGTLVDQQENNTASMSTGSYPGYVSLPKHRVVAFKPDRKCVLEGEDGCRTVLQVSMALVLIGAHPNLSFLPENGRPLGLNPQEPITCRRNPLEVDPYTYESVSEGGLYAMGPLVGENFVRFLKGGALAIASDLAKKQRAKEENLTTLRVS, encoded by the exons ATGGACCTGCAAAATAAAGATATCCTTCCCAGAGAGATTCTGCCAGTTGTTGTCATCG GTAACGGCCCCTCGGGCATCTGCCTGTCATATCTGTTGTCAGGTTACACCCCCTACCTGTCTCCAGAGGGCACTCACCCTAACCCCCTACTGCAAGGCAAGCTGGATCAACAGCCTCATTTGTCATTGTTGGAGCTG GACCTGGAGTACCTGTGTGAGGGACTAGAGGGCCGCTCCTCCAACCCCGTGGCTGTGCTGTTTGACTCCCTGCTCCTGCCCGACAGTGACTTTGGGCTGGACCATGCCTCACCCCTGCTTTGGCGCTACGAACCGGAGCGGGCCACCCCACACCTGGTGCTTGGCAAAGGACCTCCAGGAGGAGCCTGGCAT GCGATGGAAGGCTCCATGCTCACTCTCAGCCTGGCTAACTGGATGGAACTGCCCGGCCTGAAGCTTAAAGAGTGGATGAGAGAAAAGCGCAG GAACGTCCGTAACGACAGGGCCACCCCCGCCGAGATTGCCTCCTACTACCAGCACTATGTCAACCAGATGGGCCTGGAGGACAGCTTCGCCTGCGGCACCACAGTCACCTCCATACAGAGGGTGAACTGCGAGGGGGCCAGCAGCCGTTCCTTTTGGAAAGTCCAGGGGACCCAGAAGAGGGAGGCTGACGAGCTGGGGGAAGGAAGTCTGTCAGAGGTCCCCTTTATAGTATGCGCAGACTCTGTGGTTCTGGCCACGGGCACCCATGACATCCCGGCCCGTCTGGGTGTGGAAGGTGAGGGTCTCCCCTTCGTGTGCCACAGCTTCTGGGAGCTGGAGGCAGCAATCTCCAGAGGCCAGCTGGACCACACCTCAGACCCGGTACTGGTGGTGGGAGCCGGGCTGACAGCGGCCGATGCTGTCCTGGCAGCTCACCACCTCAACACGCCTGTGTACCACGCCTTCCGGCGCTCGGTCACCGACCCAGGCCTCATCTTCAACCAGCTTCCCAAGCTCCTCTACCCTGAGTACCACAAGGTGCACCAGATGATGAcacagcagcagcatggccaagaCATCCCCAGCTCTGGGGGAATGGGCACCCTGGTGGACCAACAGGAAAACAACACCGCCTCCATGTCCACTGGCTCCTACCCAGGCTACGTCAGCCTGCCCAAACACCGGGTGGTGGCCTTCAAGCCTGACAGGAAGTGCGTGCTGGAGGGGGAGGACGGATGTCGCACCGTGCTGCAGGTCTCCATGGCCCTGGTGCTGATTGGCGCCCACCCCAATCTGTCCTTCCTCCCTGAGAACGGACGGCCCCTCGGCCTCAACCCACAGGAGCCAATCACGTGCCGGCGGAACCCCCTGGAAGTTGACCCATACACGTACGAGTCGGTGTCAGAGGGGGGGCTGTACGCCATGGGGCCTCTAGTTGGGGAGAACTTTGTCCGCTTCCTCAAGGGGGGAGCTTTAGCCATCGCTAGCGACCTCGCCAAGAAGCAGCGGGCCAAGGAGGAGAATCTCACCACCCTGCGTGTGTCCTAG